In Cyprinus carpio isolate SPL01 chromosome A1, ASM1834038v1, whole genome shotgun sequence, the following proteins share a genomic window:
- the LOC122140893 gene encoding 2-oxoglutarate receptor 1-like, translating to MSNLYYGSSNTSSENCTNVDDLVKRYYLPTMYSLIFIVGVVGNITALLVYAVKVRPWKSNTIIMVNLIITDLLLMISLPFLTYYYVLDDSWTLGIIMCRFTRFIFHFNLYGSIIFLTCMAIFRYVAVVHPSHGHSIKQKRWGTVACVLGWAVAVAEISPVFNYFDTVENNNKTYCLDLASNNPEIVWPYSWVLTVVGYLVPLVVVCLCYWRINEELKKGPHMGSTKRVRARRLIVLILTCFIVCFFPYHVLRALRIYTKLTPESDCMLDRCVHAAYIISRPIAVLNIIFNLPLYTLSGDCFKQGFVEMFKCDWLMSKTKGVVKVAVISKPATNIRYNQSI from the coding sequence ATGAGCAACCTTTACTATGGCTCGAGTAACACTTCGAGTGAGAACTGCACCAACGTGGACGATCTTGTGAAACGCTATTATCTCCCCACCATGTACAGCTTAATCTTCATTGTAGGTGTTGTGGGTAACATCACTGCTCTGCTGGTCTATGCGGTCAAAGTTCGTCCCTGGAAGAGCAACACCATCATCATGGTGAACCTCATAATCACTGACCTCCTCTTAATGATCTCCTTGCCCTTCTTGACCTACTACTACGTCCTTGATGACTCGTGGACACTGGGCATCATCATGTGTCGCTTCACGCGCTTCATCTTCCACTTCAACCTCTATGGCAGCATCATCTTCCTCACCTGTATGGCCATTTTTCGGTACGTGGCGGTCGTGCACCCATCACATGGACACAGCATCAAGCAGAAGCGTTGGGGAACGGTGGCTTGCGTACTGGGTTGGGCTGTGGCGGTTGCAGAAATAAGTCCGGTTTTTAACTATTTTGACACGGTggagaacaacaacaaaacttactGCTTGGATCTCGCGAGCAACAATCCAGAAATCGTCTGGCCGTATAGTTGGGTGTTGACAGTAGTTGGATATCTGGTTCCTCTCGTCGTGGTCTGTCTTTGCTATTGGCGCATCAATGAAGAACTAAAGAAGGGTCCTCATATGGGAAGCACCAAACGGGTTCGAGCGAGGCGTCTCATTGTGTTGATTTTGACGTgcttcattgtgtgtttttttccttatCATGTGCTACGAGCTTTGAGGATCTACACGAAACTCACTCCAGAAAGCGACTGCATGCTGGACCGCTGTGTTCATGCCGCCTATATTATCTCAAGGCCGATCGCTGTACTCAACATCATTTTCAACCTGCCGCTCTACACGTTGTCGGGGGATTGTTTTAAGCAAGGCTTCGTGGAAATGTTCAAATGTGATTGGCTCATGTCGAAGACTAAGGGGGTCGTTAAAGTGGCTGTGATCAGCAAACCTGCAACCAACATCAGATATAATCAAAGCATCTGA